The following are encoded in a window of Novosphingobium sp. ZN18A2 genomic DNA:
- a CDS encoding sulfotransferase, whose translation MAVSDDTRAPDLKSAQDALQAGNFSGGLARAEHILKRDPGDAEALYLAAVACRYLQHHDTAHEYLARLHSVSPEYGRAWQENGHLARAEGDADTAIAAYARACRFNPVLEASWRAQADLLAASGRTAEADAARAQADRIAAMPVELVAVSNHLHEGRLLRAEEICRHYLRGHPRDIEGMRLLAEIGSRFGVLEDAEFLLESAVAFAPDNIQLRLDYIQVLRKRQKFTRAREEAEALYRRDPDNPLFQSHLAIESMQTGDYNRAFGLFDAVLEKLPSDPATLTSRGHALKTTGREEDAVSSYRAAAAARPDHGDAWYALANLKTYRFTDSEIATMREQAERPDIAFMDRVHLSFALGKALEDRGEYAGSFRHYDQGNALKRKQTRYDADRMTEELKAQAQWCTPELFERHAGMGHDAPDPIFILGLPRAGSTLLEQILASHSQVDGTLELPNILALAHKLRGRRAGQSLYPQVLHDLGAEQLTAMGRDYIENTRIHRRGAPFFIDKMPNNFRHIGLIHLILPNAKIIDARRAPLDCCFSGFKQLFAEGQEFTYGLTEVGRYYADYVDLMLHWDNVLPGKVLRVQHEDVLDDLEGQVRRMLDFLGLPFEQACLDFHRTERAVRTASSQQVRQPLNRSGVGAWIPYDEWLGPLRDALASSWAGMDKAIDGEGLIG comes from the coding sequence ATGGCTGTCAGCGACGATACCCGGGCGCCGGACCTGAAGTCCGCGCAGGATGCGCTGCAGGCCGGGAATTTTTCCGGCGGCCTTGCCCGTGCCGAACACATTCTGAAGCGCGACCCCGGCGATGCAGAGGCGCTTTACCTCGCCGCTGTCGCCTGCCGTTATCTCCAGCATCACGATACCGCGCACGAATACCTTGCGCGCCTCCATTCCGTATCGCCCGAATATGGCCGGGCATGGCAGGAAAACGGGCATCTCGCCCGCGCGGAAGGCGATGCCGACACGGCCATTGCCGCCTATGCCCGCGCCTGCCGCTTCAATCCCGTACTGGAAGCAAGCTGGCGCGCGCAGGCCGACCTCCTTGCCGCATCGGGCCGCACCGCAGAGGCAGATGCCGCCCGTGCGCAGGCCGATCGCATCGCAGCCATGCCGGTGGAGCTGGTGGCCGTCAGCAACCACCTGCACGAAGGCAGGCTTCTGCGTGCCGAGGAAATCTGCCGCCATTACCTGCGCGGCCATCCCCGCGACATAGAGGGCATGCGCCTGCTGGCGGAAATCGGCAGCCGGTTCGGCGTACTGGAAGACGCCGAGTTCCTGCTGGAAAGCGCGGTGGCCTTCGCGCCGGACAACATCCAGCTTCGGCTCGATTACATCCAGGTGCTGCGCAAGCGACAAAAGTTCACCCGCGCGCGCGAAGAAGCGGAAGCGCTTTACCGAAGAGACCCCGACAACCCGCTGTTCCAGTCGCACCTCGCCATCGAATCCATGCAGACGGGCGATTACAATCGCGCGTTCGGCCTGTTCGACGCGGTGCTGGAAAAGCTGCCGTCAGACCCTGCGACGCTCACCTCCAGGGGCCATGCGCTGAAGACTACGGGCCGCGAAGAGGACGCGGTCAGCTCGTATCGCGCGGCGGCGGCCGCAAGACCCGATCACGGCGATGCGTGGTATGCGCTGGCGAACCTGAAAACCTATCGCTTTACCGACAGCGAAATCGCAACGATGCGCGAACAGGCGGAACGGCCTGACATCGCCTTCATGGACCGCGTTCACCTGTCCTTCGCACTGGGCAAGGCACTGGAAGACCGCGGCGAATATGCGGGATCGTTCCGGCACTACGACCAGGGCAATGCGCTGAAGCGCAAGCAGACCCGTTACGATGCCGACCGGATGACCGAGGAACTGAAGGCGCAGGCGCAATGGTGCACGCCGGAGCTGTTCGAACGGCACGCCGGAATGGGGCACGACGCCCCCGATCCGATCTTCATCCTTGGCCTGCCGCGCGCGGGATCGACGCTGCTCGAACAGATCCTCGCCTCTCACAGCCAGGTCGACGGAACGCTCGAACTTCCCAACATACTGGCACTGGCGCACAAACTGCGCGGGCGCCGCGCCGGGCAGTCGCTCTATCCGCAAGTGCTTCACGATCTTGGCGCGGAACAGCTGACGGCAATGGGCCGCGACTATATCGAGAACACGCGCATCCACCGCCGGGGCGCCCCCTTCTTCATCGACAAGATGCCGAACAATTTCCGGCACATCGGCCTGATCCACCTGATCCTGCCGAATGCGAAAATCATCGATGCGCGCCGCGCGCCGCTCGATTGCTGCTTTTCGGGCTTCAAGCAGCTTTTCGCCGAAGGACAGGAATTCACATACGGGCTGACGGAAGTGGGCCGCTATTACGCTGATTACGTCGACCTGATGCTGCACTGGGACAATGTGCTGCCCGGCAAGGTGCTGCGCGTGCAGCATGAAGACGTGCTGGACGACCTTGAAGGACAGGTCCGCCGCATGCTCGATTTTCTCGGCCTGCCCTTCGAACAGGCATGCCTCGATTTCCACCGCACCGAACGGGCGGTGCGCACTGCCAGTTCGCAACAGGTGCGGCAACCGCTCAACCGCTCGGGCGTGGGCGCGTGGATTCCCTATGACGAATGGCTCGGCCCGTTGCGCGATGCACTGGCGTCGTCGTGGGCCGGGATGGACAAAGCAATCGATGGAGAAGGACTCATTGGCTGA
- a CDS encoding MFS transporter: MAEAAIEEQGGPPGLNNVEKLSGQSLSAGMIGNVLEWYDFGLYGYLAPMIGALFFPSANPIASLIGAYGGFAIGFAVRPIGGAVLGHLGDRIGRQTVLVASVVLMGGATTLIGFLPTYDQIGIWAPILLLLIRLFQGFSVGGEFTGSVTYLVETAPMHRRGFAGSFANIGSTAGYLLAAALAAGTVMLTKAHPEYPWIWRVPFIAGGLLAVLAYWMRARLTHTGFEPDIPEEGEEHELPMKQAFTQAPRAMILAVIFTWGYGVADYLALVFLPTYASSFGAVDHGAALTINTFSQAAAIIVIPLAGWLTDHALRRRSMLILAFALIFFTSVTVFELAAGPGLMRFAVAQVAFAVFLGMIMGTAPAMLAELFPSHFRMTGYSIAFNIGLGFGGGTAPLIATALIDLTGHNLAAAGYMMVGALMSVVALALMKDRSRQPLH; the protein is encoded by the coding sequence TTGGCTGAAGCCGCGATAGAAGAACAGGGCGGGCCACCGGGTCTGAACAATGTCGAGAAACTTTCTGGCCAGAGCCTGAGCGCCGGAATGATCGGCAACGTGCTCGAATGGTACGACTTCGGGCTTTACGGTTATCTCGCGCCGATGATCGGCGCCCTGTTCTTCCCGTCCGCGAACCCGATTGCCTCGCTGATCGGCGCTTATGGCGGGTTTGCCATCGGCTTTGCGGTCCGCCCCATCGGCGGCGCGGTGCTGGGCCATCTTGGCGACAGGATCGGCCGACAGACCGTGCTGGTCGCCTCGGTAGTCCTGATGGGCGGCGCGACGACGCTGATCGGCTTCCTGCCCACCTATGACCAGATCGGGATCTGGGCACCGATCCTGCTTCTGCTGATCCGCCTGTTCCAGGGTTTCTCGGTCGGCGGCGAATTTACCGGGTCGGTTACCTACCTTGTCGAAACCGCGCCGATGCACCGGCGCGGGTTTGCCGGAAGCTTCGCGAACATCGGTTCCACCGCGGGTTACCTGCTTGCCGCAGCGCTTGCCGCGGGCACCGTGATGCTGACCAAGGCCCACCCCGAATACCCGTGGATCTGGCGCGTGCCATTTATCGCTGGCGGTCTGCTTGCCGTCCTTGCCTACTGGATGCGCGCAAGGCTGACGCATACCGGGTTCGAACCCGACATTCCCGAGGAAGGCGAAGAACACGAACTGCCAATGAAGCAAGCCTTTACCCAGGCTCCGCGCGCCATGATCCTGGCAGTCATCTTCACCTGGGGATACGGCGTTGCGGACTATCTGGCGCTGGTTTTCCTGCCCACTTACGCCAGCAGTTTCGGCGCGGTCGATCATGGTGCGGCGTTGACGATCAACACCTTTTCGCAGGCCGCGGCCATTATCGTCATTCCGCTGGCAGGCTGGCTGACAGACCATGCGCTGCGCCGGCGATCGATGCTGATCCTTGCGTTCGCCCTTATCTTCTTCACATCGGTGACCGTGTTCGAGCTGGCCGCCGGGCCGGGCCTGATGCGCTTTGCCGTCGCGCAGGTCGCCTTCGCGGTGTTCCTGGGCATGATCATGGGCACCGCGCCGGCCATGCTGGCAGAGCTGTTCCCGTCCCATTTCCGCATGACCGGCTATTCCATCGCCTTCAATATCGGCCTTGGCTTCGGCGGCGGCACCGCGCCGCTGATCGCGACCGCGCTGATTGACCTGACCGGGCACAACCTTGCGGCGGCGGGATACATGATGGTGGGCGCATTGATGTCCGTCGTCGCGCTGGCGCTGATGAAAGACCGCAGCCGCCAGCCGCTGCACTAG
- a CDS encoding transglutaminase family protein, producing the protein MKYAVRHQSRLSYQAPVRDARLNLRLRPVEWPGQRMLRQSLSVDPSPADVRRTSGPYLVNLDAMAYADPVKDLTVTGTFEIDVTPPDLPADIPSVEDIRRLALQSRDLSILSPVPYLFGSRIAVPDAAITAWAAHSISYSDSVVAAASHLAHAIHEAFAYDPGKTDSTTMPHEAFEERSGVCQDFAHVMIVGLRGHGIPAAYISGYLRTLPPPGRPRLVGADAMHAWVAVWAGEKAGWIGVDPTNDCLARESHIVVAMGRDYADVAPVDGVFIGAAPQRTSVAVDVTTID; encoded by the coding sequence ATGAAATACGCGGTTCGCCATCAATCGAGGTTGTCGTATCAGGCGCCCGTCAGGGATGCGCGCCTCAACCTCAGGTTGCGCCCGGTGGAATGGCCGGGCCAGCGGATGCTGCGCCAGTCGCTTTCGGTCGATCCGTCACCGGCAGACGTGCGGCGAACCAGCGGCCCATACCTGGTGAACCTCGATGCCATGGCATATGCCGATCCGGTCAAGGATCTGACCGTGACCGGCACGTTCGAGATCGACGTGACCCCGCCGGACCTGCCGGCGGACATTCCCAGTGTCGAGGATATCAGGCGTCTTGCGCTGCAATCGCGCGACCTTTCGATCCTCTCGCCCGTGCCATACCTGTTCGGATCGCGCATCGCCGTGCCGGATGCCGCGATAACCGCATGGGCCGCGCACAGCATTTCCTATTCGGACAGCGTGGTTGCGGCGGCGAGCCATCTGGCGCACGCGATCCACGAAGCGTTTGCCTACGATCCCGGCAAGACCGACAGCACCACCATGCCGCACGAAGCCTTCGAGGAACGCAGCGGCGTCTGCCAGGATTTCGCCCACGTTATGATCGTGGGTTTGCGCGGCCACGGCATTCCGGCGGCCTATATCAGCGGATATCTGCGTACCTTGCCGCCGCCGGGACGGCCAAGGCTGGTCGGCGCGGACGCGATGCACGCATGGGTCGCGGTCTGGGCGGGCGAGAAGGCAGGGTGGATCGGTGTCGATCCCACCAACGATTGCCTTGCCCGCGAATCCCACATCGTTGTCGCGATGGGGCGCGACTATGCCGACGTTGCGCCGGTGGACGGCGTATTCATCGGCGCGGCACCGCAACGCACCAGCGTTGCGGTCGACGTTACCACGATAGACTGA